In the Streptomyces coeruleoprunus genome, GTGGCGGTGCCGGGGCACTGGGTCCTCCAGGGCCACGGGGCACCCGCCTACACCAACACGCTGTACCCGTTCCCGGTGGACCCGCCCCGCGTGCCGACCGAGAACCCGACGGGCGACCACGTGCGGGTCTTCGACCTGCCGGACGGCTGGCCCGGGGACGGCGAGGCGCTGCTGCGCTTCGAGGGCGTGGAGTCGTGCGCCCGGGTCTGGCTGAACGGGGAGGAGCTGGGCGAGTTCAAGGGCAGCCGGCTGCCGCACGAGTTCGCGGTGGGCGCGCTGCTGAAGCCGGCGGGGAACGTGCTGGCGGTGCGGGTGCACCAGTGGTCGTCGGGCTCCTACCTGGAGGACCAGGACCAGTGGTGGCTGCCGGGCATCTTCCGGGACGTGACGCTGCTGCACCGGCCGGACGGCGCTGCGGGCGACTTCTTCGTGCACGCCGCGTACGACCACCGCAGCGGGCAGGGGACGCTGCGGGTCGACTCCGCCGTGCCGGGCCGGGTCCTCGTCCCCGAGCTGGGCGTCGACGCCGCCACGGGCGAGCCGGTGACCGTGCCGGTCCGCCCGTGGACGGCGGAGACCCCAGAGCTGTACGCGGCCGAGCTGGTGACCGCCGGGGAGCGGGTGCCGCTGCGGATCGGGTTCCGCAGCGTGTACGTCGAGGACGGCGTCATCAAGGTCAACGGCCGGCGGATCCTGTTCCGCGGCGTCAACCGGCACGAGTTCCACCCGGAGCACGGCCGGGCGGTCGACGCGGACACCATGCGCGCGGACCTGCTGCTGATGAAGCGGCACAACATCAACGCCGTCCGCACCTCCCACTACCCGCCGCACCCCGCGTTCCTGGACCTCTGCGACGAGCTGGGCTTCTGGGTCATCGACGAGTGCGACCTGGAGACGCACGGCTTCGTCGACCTCGGCTGGCGCCGCAACCCGGTCGACGACGAGCGCTGGACCCCGGCGCTGCTGGACCGGGCCGCGCGCATGGTGGAACGCGACAAGAACCACCCGTCGGTGCTGATGTGGTCGCTGGGCAACGAGTGCGGCACGGGCGCCGGCCTGACCGCCATGGCCGAGTGGATCCGTGAGCGCGACCCGGACCGGCTGGTCCACTACGAAGGCGACCTGTCGTGCGCGGACACCGACGTCTACTCCCGCATGTACGCCGACCACGCCGAGGTGGAGCTGATCGGCCGCCGCGAGGACCCGGGCCCGGAGGCCCGCCGCGCCCTGCCGTTCATCCTCTGCGAGTACGCGCACGCGATGGGCAACGGGCCGGGTGGACTGGCCGACTACCAGCGGCTGTTCGAGACCTACGAGCGCTGCCAGGGCGGGTTCGTGTGGGAGTGGATCGACCACGGCTTCACGCACCCCGAGCTGGGCTGCGCGTACGGCGGTGACTTCGGCGAGGAGCTGCACGACGGCAACTTCGTCTGCGACGGCCTCGTGTTCCCCGACCGCACCCCCTCCCCCGGCCTCGTCGAGTACAAGAAGGTCGTCGAGCCGGTACGCATCGAGGGCGACGGCCCGGGCGGCACCGTCCGCGTCACCAACCTGCACGACTTCGCCGACCTGTCGCACCTGGCGTTCGTCTGGTCGTACGAGGTGGACGGGCGGACCGTCGCCGACGGCGCCCTGGCGGCGGGACCCGACGTGGCGGGCCTGCCGCCCGGGGCCTCGGCGGAGCTGAAGCTGCCCGCCCCTTCCACCTCCGGGGAGCACGCGGAGACCCAGTGGACGGTCCGGGCCCTGCTCGCCGAGGACACCGCGTGGGCGCCGAAGGGCCACTGCGTGGCGTGGGGCCAGCTGCCCGTGGACACCCCGCCCGCGCCGCCCGCCCCGGCCGGCGCCGCCCCGCACCGCGGCGAGCGGCTGATCACCCTCGGCCCCGCCTCCTTCGACGCCCGCACCGGCGCCCTGCGCACGGTCGGCGCCGTGGACGTCGCCGACCTGCGGCTCGACGTGTGGCGCGCCCCCACCGACAACGACCTGGGCGCGCCCTGGCAGCCGGACGACCGGATCGGGCTGCGCTGGCGGGAGCTGGGCCTGCACCGCACGCACGAGCGGCTGGACGCCGTCGACCTGACGGGTGACGGGCTCGTCGTCCGCACCCGCGTCGCGCCCGCCGCCACGGACCTGGGGCTGCTCACCACGTACACCTGGACGGCGTCCGAGGACCGGCTGCGGCTCACCGTGTCGGTCGTCCCCGACGGCGAGTGGAACGTGCCGCTGCCCCGGCTCGGCATCCGCTTCGGCCTGCCGGCCGCGTACGGCGAGGCCCGGTGGTTCGGCGGCGGGCCCGGCGAGGCGTACCCCGACACGCGGGCCGCGTCGATGCTCGGCCTGTGGTCGGCGTCCGTGGACGAGCTGCACACCCCGTACGTCCGGCCGCAGGAGAACGGCGCCCGCGCGGACGTGCGCCGGCTGCGGCTCGACGGCGGCGCCACGGCCCTGGAGGTGACGGGCGAGCCGCCGTTCTGGTTCAGCGCCCGCCGCTGGACGTCCGAGGAACTGGATGCCGCCACCCACCGCACCGACCTGGTGCCCGGCGACACGGTGTGGGTTCACCTCGACCACGCCCAGCACGGCATCGGCTCCCAGTCCTGCGGGCCGGGGGTGCTGCCGCGGTACCGGCTGGAGGCGGCTCCGGCGCGCTTCTCCTTCACCTTCTCGTCCCGCTCGGAGTGACCGCGTGACATCCCCCGACCGCGCGACCCGGACCCCTGACATCCGGGTCGCGCAGGCCGCGGCCGGGCGGCGCCTGTTCAGCCGCCCGGCCGCGGTCGCCTCCTGCGTCGGCTTCGTCCTCATCGGCGCCCTCCAGGCGCTGTACGGCCCGGCGGTCCCCGCCCTGCGCGAGGAGTACGGCCTGTCGCCGTCGGCGGCGGGCCTCGGGCTGAGCCTGCACTTCGTCGGCGGTGTCGCCGGGGTGCTGGCCTTCAACACCGTCCACCACCGGCTCAGCAACCGCGCGCTGCTGGCGTGGAGTTACGTCCTGATGGCGGCGGGCGGCCTGGGCTTCGCGCTGGCCCCGGACTGGCGGGTGTCCCTGGCCGCGGCCTTCCTGGCCGGGCTCGGGTTCGGCGGCATCGACTACGGGCTGAACCAGATGTTCGCCGTGGGCTTCGGCGACCGCAGCGCGGCGATGCTGAACGTACTGAACGCGCACTTCGGCATCGGTGCCGTGCTGGCACCGGCGCTGCTGGCGGCGCTGGGCCCGGAGAGCTACCCGTATGCCTTCGCGGGCTGCGCGGTGGTGTCGGCGCTGCTGGTGCTCTGCACGCGAGGCGTGCGCACACCCCCGCACGCGAAGGAATCCGAGGTCCCCGCGAAGGGCCGCTCCCCGCTCCTCTCCCCCGTCCTCCTCGGCTTCCTCCTCCTGTACGTCCTGAACGTGGGCGTCGAGGCGGGGATCGGCGGGTGGGAGCCGACCCACCTGGAGACCGTCGGCTACACGACGGCCGCCGCCGCCTCGGCCACGTCCGTCTACTGGCTGATGCTCACCGTGGGCCGCTTCCTCGTCGTGCCGCTGACGCTGCGGCACTCCCCGGAGCGGATCCTGACGGTGTGCGGGGCGGGCATGACGGTCTGTCTGCTGCTGTCGTCGGTCCCCGGTCTGGCACCGGCCGCGTACGCGGGCGCGGGGCTCTTCCTGGCGCCGGTCTTCCCCACGGGCCTTCCGTGGCTGGCCCGCGCCCTGCCGGGTGCGCGGCGGGCGGGCGCGTGGGTCATCGCGGCGTCCATGGTGGGCGGCGTGGCGGCCCCGCCGGCCCTCGGACTCGGCATCGAACACGCGGGCATCGACGCGGTGCCGTGGCTCCTCACCCTCCTGTCGGCCACGTCCTTGGCGGCCACACTGTGGCTGTTGGCCACAACCCGCCGCCGCTGACGGCCTGTCCGCGTGCGGGCCGGCGGGACCGGGTGCACCATGGGAGGCGGGGACCGTATTCGGCACTGGGGGCATCCCATGCGCAGATCCCGCAGCCTTCTCAAGCCGTTCTCCGCTTCTGCCACCGCCGGTCTGCTGGCCGCCGGGCTGCTGACCACCACGGGTCTCGGTGCCGCCACCCCCGCGAGCGCGGCGGCACCGTCCGGGCCGGACGACTGCCGACCGGGCTACGTGTGGCGCGGGACGGACCAGGAGGACCACGTCTGCGTCCTGCCCCCGGAGCAATGGGCCACCCGGGCGCAGAACTCCCTGCACCGCGACCGCAGTGACGCCTTCGGCCAGTGCCTGGCCGGTTTCGTCAAGCGCCGTGCCGTTCCCCGGGACCACGTCTGCGTCACGGAGGCCGAACGCGCCGCGGCGCGCAGGCAGAACGAACGCGCACCCATCAACTGGCAGGCGACCTACAGCCGGGTCCACCCCGACAGCTACGTCCCCTTCCCGTTCGCCCACGCCCACAACGACTACAAGGTGAGAAGCGCGTACACGATGAAGCGCGAGGGCAAGGAGGTCCTCTACGCCGACGTGGTGCAGGCGAGTACGGCGGACGGTACGGGCCTGGTCACCTGGCCGAGCACCGGTGCGAGCAACCAGCGCTTCGAGTTCCGCCGCGCCGGAAACGACGTGGCCTACCAGAACGTCTTCGAGATCGTGGCCGTGCACAGCGGCAAGTGCCTCGATGTCGCGGGATGGGGAAAGCACGACGGCGCCCGGATCATCCAGTGGCCCTGCCACGGCGGCAACAACCAGAAGTGGTATCTGGAGCGCCGCGCCGACAACCACTGGCAGATCCGCTCCCTCCACAGCGGCAAGTGCCTCGACGCCCACAACCCCCCCATGACCGCGCCGCCGCAGGGCACCTACCTCCAGCAGTGGACCTGCCTCGGCGGCAGGAACCAGGCCTGGCGGGTGGTCAACTGACCCCGCTACGCCGTTGTGCGGGTCCAGGACTGGTTGGGGCCCGATGTGCAGGTGTACTGGGCGATCGTCGCCATGTTCATGGTGGACTCGTCCAGGACGTCCAGGCATTTGCCGCTGTGGCGGGCCACCAGGTGGATCGCGCCGTCACCCGCGTCCCGTACCTGCCACTGCTGCTGGGAGCCCGGCCCGCACCCCTGTTGCTCCACGAGCGCCGCGTTCGCGGTGGACGCGTCCCGCACGCCGAGGCAGAGCGAGCTGTGGCGGGCGACCAGCTGGACGTAGCCCCCGCCGGCGTCGCGGAACCAGAACTTCTGGTTGCCGCCGCCGTTGCAGGTGTACTGGACGACCGCCACGCCCGGCAGCAGCGACTGGCTCGGCACGTCCAGGCACTTGGTGCTGTGCCGCGCGGTCAGGGTGGAGTACGGGCCGCCTCGGCCGGTGACCGTCCCCGCGGCCGTGTCGAGGACGACCTCCGGGTACCAGTTCATCGTCATCGTCGTCGCCGTCGGGAACTCCAGCGGCAGCCACACGTACCGCGAGTCGTTGACCTTGCCCCCGAAGGAGTTGCCCCAGCGGTCGCCCATGTAGAGATGGGACGTGCCGGCCGTGCCCTGCACCGGCAGGACGTACGCGGTCTGGGAGCCGTACGCCGTCGCGTCGCCGACGTCGCGCATCGCGGACCACGGGCCGGCGAGGCTGGTGGCGGTGGCGTACTGCTGCTGGTTGGGGTTCCAGCCCGTCGCGCCCGACGTCAGCATGAAGTAGACGCCGTTCCGTTCGAAGAGCGCGGGCGCCTCCCGGTGGCCGCCCGGCCACGGATTGGCGACCAGTGCCTGGACGCCGGTGTGGTCCGGCGTCAGGCGGTAGATGTGGAGGTCGTAGTTCTCGCGGGCGGCGGAGACCATGTAGCCGGTGCCGTCGGTGTCGGTGAACACCGTGATGTCACGGGACATGTGCTGCCCCAACGGCCGGAAGCTCCCCTTCCAGGTGTAGTCGCCGTCCACGGTGTCGGAGACGGCCACAGCGGCGCGGGCCTCGCTGTAGTCGGAGCCGTTCTCCTTGTGCATCCACATCACGAACTTCCCCGTGGCGCGGTTGTACATGACCTTGGGGCGTTCGATGTTGGCGACGGCCAGTTCGGGGTGGGTGGCCTGGGTGAGGACGTGGTTGCGGAACTCCCAGTTCTTCAGGTCCGTCGACCGGTACGCGGAGACGTGGCGGAAGGTGTTGTCGGCGTTCCGGTTCTCCCCGAACCAGTAGTAGTGGGCGCCGACCTTGATGACGCCGCCCCCGTGGGCGTGGAGGGGGCTGCCGGCGGTGTCGGTGAACTGGGTGCCGTTGACGACGGCGACGGGTGCGGCGTGTGCGGCCGGTGCGGGGATCAGCATCGCGAGGGCGCCGCCGAGGACGGTGAGGGCGGCGCCGATCCGGCGACGGAGCGACGTGCGGGTGCGGGTCGTGCGGAGGGTCATGGGGGGAGCCCTTCTGTCCGCGGTGTGAACTCCTGTGCGCTCGTGGTGAGTTGTGTTGCAACATAAGCGCTTCGAGTCCGTTCCGGCACCGTCGGAGCACCGCCGAAACTTTCGCCCCAGGGGCAGCTGGCCCCTCAGTCCTGCTGGAGCCTCTCCAGGTGGCACGCCCACCGCAGCGCGTGCGCGTTGTACGCGTCCAGGACCGCCAGCACCTTCGCGGGCTCGCCGAGCGTCACCGCGTCGACCAGCTCCTCGTGCCCGCTCCACAGCCAGTCGCGGAGCCTGCGGTCGCCGCGCAGGTAGGGCACCGCGAACACCCAGGCCTGCACGCGCAGCCGGTGCAGGAAGTCGGCGATGTAGTGGTTGGCCACGAAGCCGCCCAGCTCCCGCCAGAACCGCAGGTCGTAGCCGATCAGGATGTCGAGGTCCCCGGCGCGGGCCGCACGGGCCGCGGCCTCGGCCCGCCGGCGCACGGACACGAGGGCCGCGCCGTGCACGCACGTCAGCCGGGCGCCGCCCGGGTCGCCGGGCGTGGCCCGCTCCTCCAGGCGCCGGAAGACGCCGTCGACGATCAGCGAGCGCGCCTCGACCATGCCCCGGTAGTCGTCGACGGTGAACTGGTGAACGCGGAAACCTTTGTGCTGGTCGGAGTCGAGCAGCCCCTGTGCCGAGAGGTCGACCAGGGCTTCCCGCACGGGGGTCGCCGACACGCCGTACTGCTCGGCGATCTGTTTGACGGTGAACTCCTGGCCCGGCTGGAGACGCCCCGCGAGCACCTCGTCACGCAGCGCGTCCGCGATCTGCTGACGCAGGGTGCTGCGGGTCACTGGTCCGCTCGCGGGCATGGGCAGGTCCCCTCCGTCCGGTTTCGGACACCTTAAGCCAGTCGGAGGGGGCCACTCGAAGGGGTAAACCGATGCGGTTACGCAGTGTGCTTGTCCGCGACGGACAGTGCGGCGTCCAGCGCGGCCAGGCCCTCCTTCGCCTCGGCCTCGGTGAGGGTGCAGGCGGGCACCACATGGGTGCGGTTCATGTTGACGAAGGGCCACAGGCCGTTCTTCTTGCAGGCGGCGGCGAAGGCGGCCATCGGCGCGTTCGCCTCACCCGTGGCGTTGTACGGGACCAGCGGCTCGCGGGTCTCGCGGTCGCGCACGAGGTCCAGCGCCCAGAAGGCGCCCAGGCCGCGCACCTCGCCGACGGAGGGGTGCCGCTCGGCGAGGGCGCGCAGCCCGGGGCCGAGGACCTGCTCGCCGAGCGTGTCGGCGCGCTCGACGACCCGCTCCTCCGCCATGACCTGGAGCGTGGCGACGGCGGCGGCGCAGGCGAGCGGGTGGCCCGAGTAGGTGAGCCCGCCAGGGTAGGGCCGGTGGTCGAAGGTCGCGGCGATCCCGGCGGAGATCGCGACGCCGCCCAGCGGCACGTATCCGGAGTTGACGCCCTTGGCGAAGGTGAGCAGGTCGGGGACCACGTCGTAGTGGTCGGCGGCGAACCACCGGCCGGTGCGGCCGAAGCCGGACATGACCTCGTCGAGGATGAAGACGATGCCGTGCCGGTCGCAGATCTCCCGGACGCCGGCGAGATAGCCGGGCGGCGGCGGCATGATGCCGGCGGTGCCGGGGACGGTCTCCAGGATGATCGCGGCGATGGTGTGCGGGCCCTCGAACGCGATGGTCGACTCCAGGTGCGCGAGCGCCCGCTCGCACTCCTGGGCCTCGTTCCCGGCGTAGAACGGCGAGCGGTAGAGGAACGGCGCCCAGAAGTGGACGACGCCGGCGGACGCGGTGTCGGAGGCCCAGCGGCGCGGGTCGCCGGTGAGGTTGATCGCCGTGGACGTCGCGCCGTGGTACGACCGGTAGGCGCTCAGCACCTTGGGGCGGCCCGTGTGCAGCCGGGCCATGCGCACGGCGTTCTCGACGGCCTCGGCGCCGCCGTTCGTGAAGAAGATCTTGTCGAGGTCGCCGGGGGTGCGCTCGGCGATGAGGCGTGCGGCCTCGGAGCGGACGTCGACGGCGAAGGCGGGCGCGAAGGTGGCCAGCCGACCGGCCTGCTCCTGGATCGCGGCGACGACCTTGGGGTGCTGGTAGCCGATGTTGGTGAAGACGAGGCCGCTGGTGAAGTCGAGGTAGCGGTTCCCGTCGTAATCCCAGAAGTACGCGCCGTCGGCACCGGCGACGGCGAGGGGGTCGATGAGGGCCTGGGCGGACCAGGAGTGGAACACATGGGCACGGTCCGCCGCCTTGACGGCGGCACCGGTCTGCGGGAGGTCGGGGGTGCTCATGCCCGCCAGCGTAAGAAGCGCCCCACCCTCGGGGACATGGCCATCTTGTATGGCGGAAGGCGCGGCGATCGGCAAGGTGTCGCGGGGCGGGAGAGACCACCTCTTGACAACACACTGTCATCATGACAGCCTTCTGTCATAGAGGCAGACAGTACACACGGGGAAAAGAGGGCCACAGCCATGAGCAGCAGGACCGTTCACCTCGCCGTCTACGACACCCTCGCCGACTGGGAGACCGGCCACGCCACCGCCTGGCTCGCCCGCGGCGGCCACACGATCCGGACCGTCGGCCCGACCACCGAACCGGTCACCACCATGGGCGGGGTGCGCATCGCCCCCGACCTGGCCCTCGCCGACCTGCGCCCCGAGGACAGCACGCTGCTGATCCTGACCGGCGCCGACCTGTGGGACATGGGCGACGACCTCGCGCCCTTCGCCGCCGGGGCCCGCGCCTTCCTGGACGCGGGCGTGCCGGTCGCCGCGATCTGCGGGGCCACCGCCGGGCTGGCCCGCGAGGGCCTGCTCGACGACCGGGACCACACCAGTGCCGCCGCGCCGTACCTGGCCGCGACCGGCTACAAGGGCGGCGACCACTACCGCGAGACCGACGCCGTCACCGACGGCGACCTCATCACCGCCGGGCCCACCGAGCCCGTCGCCTTCGCCCGGGAGGTCCTGGGCAGGATGGGCGTCTTCGAGGGCGCCAAGCTCGACGCCTGGTACCGCCTGTTCCACCACTCCGACCCGGCCGCGTACGAGGAACTGAACGCATGACCCGTCACGAACAGGACCTGCTGAGCCGCACAGCGCTCGCCGTCTTCCGCCTGAACGGCCAGTTCCTCGGCGTCTCCGAGGAACTGGCCAGGCCCGCCGGGCTCACCGCCGCCTGGTGGCAGGTCCTCGGCGCGGTCCTGCGGGAACCGCTGCCCGTGGCCGGGATCGCCCGCGCCATGGGCATCACCCGGCAGAGCGTGCAGCGCGTCGCGGACCTCCTCGTCGAGCGGGGCCTCGCCGCGTACGCCCCGAACCCGGCCCACCGCCGGGCCAAGCTCCTGGCGCCCACCGACGAGGGCCGCGCCGCCGTCGCCCGTATCGACCCCGGCCACGCCGACCTGGCGGCCCGCCTCGCCGCCGAACTGGGCGAGGAGGCGTTCACGGAGACGGCCCGGGTGCTGGAACGGCTGTCGCGCGCGATGGACGCGATCGACGTCGGGTAGGGTTCCCGGGTCGACCACTCGACACCCGACTCTTCATCAGGAGGTGAGACCCATCAACGCCAGGTCAGGCAGGGTGCTCTCCTCCCAGGGCGGTACGGTCTCCGCCGCGCCGTAGCGAAACCGCCGGGAGCACTCGCGAAAGCGGCTCCCGAAAGGCTTCCAGGCTTCCATGCCCATGTTCTCCGACCTCGTCACCCGTCTGCGCGCCGCCGGCTGCGTCTTCGCGGAGGACGAGGCACGGCTCCTCCTCGCCACGGCCCGCACCCCCGCCGAACTCGACGCGATGGTCGCGCGCCGCGTCGCCGGCCACCCGCTGGAACACGTCCTCGGCTGGGCCGAGTTCGGCGGGCGGCGCATCGCCGTCGACGACGGCGTGTTCGTCCCGCGCCGCCGCACCGAGTTCCTGGTCGAACGGGCGGCCGCACTGGCACCGGCCGGGGCGGTCGTCCTCGACCTGTGCTGCGGTACGGGCGCGCTGGGCGCCGCGCTCACGGCGGCCCTCGACGGGGACGTCCGCCTCCACGCCGCCGACATCGACCCGGCCGCCGTCCGGTGCGCCCGCCGCAACGTCACACCCCTGGGCGGCGAGGTGTACGAGGGCGACCTCTACGCCCCCTTGCCCGCCACGCTCCGGGGCCGCGTCGACGTCCTCCTGGCCAACGTGCCGTACGTCCCCACCGACGACGTCGCCCTCCTCCCCGCCGAAGCCCGCGTCCACGAGGCCCGGGTCGCCCTCGACGGCGGCGCGGACGGCCTGGACGTCCTGCGCCGCGTCACCGCCGAGGCGGGCGCCTGGCTGGCCCCGGCCGGCTCCCTCCTCTTCGAGACGAGCGAACGCCAGACCCCCGAGGCCCTGAGAGTGGTCGAAGCGGCGGACCTGACCCCCCGCGTCGACACGTGCGAGGACCGGGAGGCCACGGTCGTCACCGCTACCGGCGGAACAGCGCGTTGAGGGTGCTCCGCAGCCTTGTGGAGACGCCGGAGCACCAGCACCTCGTCCACCGCGAAGCGCAGGAAGAGAGCCTGCTGGTCAGCGACCCGACAAAGGTGAGTACCTACGCCCAGCGGTATGCGAGGATTCGAGCACAGGCCCTGGATCCGCGTGAATCGCCGGGTCTCATCGAGCGGTTGGCAGGAGAACAGCCATGAGCAGCACCCTGCGGTGGTTCAAGTCGAGCTACACCAACGCCGGCGGCGGCGAGTGCATCGAAGTGGCCTTCGACCGGCACAGGTCGTCGCACACCGTCCACATCCGCGGCTCCAAGAAGACCGGCGGCCCGCTGGCCGTCGCCCCCTCGGCATGGTCGGCGTTCCCGGCCCTCACCACGGCCGAGTAGCTTTGAGAACCGTGATCGCCGGGCAGCTGGTCGAGCTGCCCGGCACCATCGCCGCCATCCGCGCCGCCCTGGACGAGGACCGGGCCAAGGAGTTCGACGCGGAGATCCTGAACGCCCCCGTGGCCGACCTGCCGATGGCGCTCGTGCGGTGGGCGCTGTCGACGACGGAGGCGGACCGCGAGGACGCCGAGCTGTTCGAGCGCCTGGCGCGCGGCGAGGACGTACGGGAGTGACCGGTTACCGCCTCCAGTACGCTCCCCCGGCCGACCTGGCCCTCGACTCCATGGACTCCTCCCTCCGCACCCGCTTCGACGCGGGCATGCGGACCTTGCTGATACCGGACCCGTACGGCCACGGCTCGGCGCCGATAGGCCGCGACGAGGACCGCCGGGAGGCGACGGTGTCGGGGGTCGTGATCCGCTATTACGTCAGCCGGAGCGTGCTGACGGTGACGGTCGTGCGGGTCGTCTTCCTCTGAGGCGCGGCAGAGACGCCTAACCGGCCCGGCGGCGGTACTGGCCCGGCGGCATCCCGTACTCCCGTCTGAAGGCCTTGGCGAAGGCGAACTCCGAGGTGTAGCCGGCGCGTCGGGCCACGGTTCGCAGGGGTGCGTCGTCCGTACGGAGGAGTCGGCCGGCGGTCGTCATGCGCCACCAGGTGAGGTACGCGAGTGGGGGTCGGCCCACGAGGGTGGTGAAGCGCCGGGCGAAGGCGGCACGGGAGAGGCCGCCCTCGGCGCCGAGTTCCTCCACTGTCCAGGACCGGGCGGGGTCCGCGTGGATGGCGCGGAGGGCGGCGAGGACGGCGGGGTCACCGAGGGCGGCGGACCAGCCGGTCGTGCGGTCGGGGCACTCGCTGAGCCACCAGGTGCGCAGCAGCAGGAGCAGGAGGGTGTCGAGGAGGGCCGGTACGAGTGCGTGGGAGCCGGGCTGCGGGTCGGCGAGTTCGGCGCCGAGCAGGTCGACGGCGGCCCGCAGCCGGGTGTGGGCGCCGGCCCGCGCGGACAGGTGCACGAAGGGCGGCAGCTCGGTGAGGAGCGGGTGGGCGCGGGTGCGGCTCAGCTGGTAGGAGCCGCACAGCAGCAGGGTCTCGTCCGGGGCAGCGGGTTTTCGGTGGGGTTCGGTGGGCCAGGTGCCGTCGGGCAGGGGCAGCACGTCGACGAGCGGGTTGCCGGGGTGGCCGGCCAGGCCGTGGCCGGTGCCGTGGGCGAGCAGGACGACGTCTCCGGCGCGCAGTTCGACGGGTGCGGCGTCGTCGTCCGGCGGGATGAGCCAGGCCGTTCCCTGGACGACGACGTGGAATCCGGCGCCCTTGTCCGGGGCGAAACGGTAGCCCCATGGGCCGGAGTTGACCGTACGGGAGGAGTGGGGCCGCCCGGCGCGCATGGCCGCGACGGCATCGCTCAGTACGTCCATCTCGGCACCGTACCGCAGGGGCGGAGCGCCGCGAGCGAGACGATCGGACAGGGAGGTGAGTCGCAGGGACATGGAGCGTCTCGCGCTCGGCGCCTACGGTCGCTCGCATGACAACAACGCGTACTGCCAGGGCGGTTCTGTTCCACGAGCTGGGCGGGCCGGAGGTGCTGACCGTCGAGGACGTCCCGCTCCCCTCCCCGGGCCCGCACGAGGTGGTGATCCGGGTCGAGGCGATCGGCCTGAACCGCGCCGAGGCCCTGTTCCGCGCGGGGACCTACTACTACCCGGCGACGCTCCCCGGGTCCCGGCTCGGCTACGAGGCGGCCGGTGTGGTGGAGGAGGTCGGCGCGAGTGTCACCGCGTACGTTCCGGGCGACTTGGTGATGGCCGCGGCCAACTTCGATTTCGGGGTGCACGGGGTGTACGCGGAGCGGGTCGTGCTGCCCGAGGAGTACGTGGTGCGCCGCCCGGAGGGCGTGGACGCGGTGACGGCCGCGGCGACGTGGCTGGCGTACTCGACCGCGTACGGCGGCATGGTGGAGGCGGGCGGGCTGCGCCCGGGGGACGTCGTGGTGATCACGGGAGCGTCGAGCGGGGTCGGGACGGCCGCGCTCCAGACGGCGCTGCGGGTCGGCGCGGTGCCGATCGCGACGACCCGTGGGGCGGACAAGCGGCGTCGGCTGCTCGATCTGGGCGCGGCGCATGTGATCACCACCGATGACGAGGACCTGGTCGAGGAGGTCAAGCGGCTGACCGGCGGCCGGGGCGCGCGGGTCGCCTTCGACGCGATCGGCGGGCCGGGCTTCGGGGAGCTGGGCAACGCCTTGGAGCCGGGCGGCACGGCGGTGCTCTACGGCTGGCTGGATCCGCGTCCGGCGACGGTCTCCCAGAACTGGCCGCTGACGGTGCGCGGTTACAACAACGGCGCGGTGGTGGACACGGCGGAGGGACGCGCCCGGGTGTCCGGCTTCATCGGCTCGGGGCTGCGGGACGGCACTCTGGCACCGGTGATCGCCGAGACCTTCGACGGCCTGGAGCGGATCGCCGACGCCCATCGCCTGATGGAGTCCAACACCCACACGGGCAAAATCGTGCTACGGGTCTAGGCTGCGGAGGGGTGCGGGGCCCGAACGCACCTCGGGCCCCGCACCGGTCCGGCTCAGCGCTGCTCGGGGAGCCTGATGGTCCGTACGAGCGGCATGTCGGCGTACAGCTCCGGCTGCGTGGTCACCACGGGGCGGCCGTTGGGCCAGTCCGGGGT is a window encoding:
- a CDS encoding zinc-dependent alcohol dehydrogenase family protein; this encodes MTTTRTARAVLFHELGGPEVLTVEDVPLPSPGPHEVVIRVEAIGLNRAEALFRAGTYYYPATLPGSRLGYEAAGVVEEVGASVTAYVPGDLVMAAANFDFGVHGVYAERVVLPEEYVVRRPEGVDAVTAAATWLAYSTAYGGMVEAGGLRPGDVVVITGASSGVGTAALQTALRVGAVPIATTRGADKRRRLLDLGAAHVITTDDEDLVEEVKRLTGGRGARVAFDAIGGPGFGELGNALEPGGTAVLYGWLDPRPATVSQNWPLTVRGYNNGAVVDTAEGRARVSGFIGSGLRDGTLAPVIAETFDGLERIADAHRLMESNTHTGKIVLRV